GGCGGTCTCAGGCCGTCCCCCGCTGTAGCCGCTCGTCTATCCACACCTTGATGAGCGACTGGCGGGTCACCCCGAGACGGCGCGACTCCCTGTCGAGGGCCTGCACCATCCACAGGGGGAAGTCCACATTGACGCGCTTCTGCTCCTGGTTGGCCCGCACAGCCCGGCCATTGTCCAGAAATGCGGACACATCCTCCCCGGCGTCAAACTTTTTATCGAAATCTTTAGCTTTCATACAGTCTTTCTTCCTCTTTTCGGGACCGCCTGACCGAGATGATGCGCAGCCGGTCATCCCGGCGTGTAATTACCGCGGACCAGCACCGGTCGTCCATCATGCCAATGACAAGGCTGCGCGGCTCGTCTTCGGTCCGGGCTGGAATCTCCAGCAGGTGGTCATCGTCCCAGAGACGTTGGGCCTCCTCAAAATCAATACCGTGCTTCTCCTTGTTCAGCAGGCTTTTTCGCGGGTCATACTCAAAATCCATAGTATAGAAAATATACCATTTTTGCTCACATTGTGCAATACCCCACAATACGTTTCCCCTTTTTTTGACAGTGCGTGAGCATTGCCAGCGAAAACCTCGTCATACTTGGGTTGTAAGGCGACATCACTTTTACCCCTGCCGACATTGTCCCATCCGTCCCATCCGTCCCATGCCCCAAACCTTTTGCCCTTCCGGGTGGTCCAATCCGGAAATAGCCGCCAACCGTCATCGCACGGGTGAAAAATGGCATAATCTGCCGGGTTTGAGGTGTTTGGTCAACAAATCGCCCGCTGAATCGTTGTTTCTTGAACTATAACCGGCCAGGAGAACCATCCCATGAAGAAGACGCTGTTCCTGACCCTTGTGTGCGCGTTTGCGGCGGGCGCCGCCACCGCGGGGGACACGCCCCGCTTTC
The nucleotide sequence above comes from Candidatus Hydrogenedentota bacterium. Encoded proteins:
- a CDS encoding CopG family transcriptional regulator, giving the protein MKAKDFDKKFDAGEDVSAFLDNGRAVRANQEQKRVNVDFPLWMVQALDRESRRLGVTRQSLIKVWIDERLQRGTA
- a CDS encoding BrnT family toxin, which codes for MDFEYDPRKSLLNKEKHGIDFEEAQRLWDDDHLLEIPARTEDEPRSLVIGMMDDRCWSAVITRRDDRLRIISVRRSRKEEERLYES